A stretch of the Sorangium aterium genome encodes the following:
- a CDS encoding serine/threonine-protein kinase: MSKTLGIGEATQPSPCLIAPAEAGCHTASSSERGPLPGMHVGSQLRLIRALGQGGMGSVWLAEHVALRTHVAVKFLRDMYMDHPLAIVRLHREAEAAARIQSPHVVRVFDVSFTAQGVPYIVMEHLEGQTLQDLVERRRRLSLEETVSILRQLCAALARAHEAGIVHRDIKPENIFLVEGEREPFVKVLDFGIAKDTADEAERLTVTGAILGTPHFMSPEQMAGGARVGPHSDLWALGVVAYFCLTGQIPFGGATVAAVAVAIDRGPPPPPSRLAPEVPPAIDAWVLSLLEPDPARRARSARAVLDALDAAVAAPRGTRPAQTEVMPPRESLCSGEGFSSLVTTLMPFGTLGVSLPRQRARTRTWALAAGAVMGLSTLAWAGASGVTRTAPAAQSASLAMVAGAAAGRAAPAVEPAAQCATIGQQPEAQAAATAPQVEAHAAATAPQVEAHAAATAQADVRPPQAEARASATAQPAVRAVADAGVPAVSGAQNAPTPALAAPTATPGKTVATRTRWRRDLGF; the protein is encoded by the coding sequence ATGAGCAAGACGCTAGGAATAGGCGAGGCCACCCAGCCATCGCCCTGCCTGATCGCCCCAGCTGAGGCAGGCTGCCACACCGCGTCGAGCTCGGAGCGCGGTCCGCTGCCGGGGATGCACGTGGGCTCCCAGCTCCGCCTCATCCGCGCGCTCGGCCAGGGAGGGATGGGGAGCGTCTGGCTCGCCGAGCACGTCGCGCTCAGGACCCACGTCGCGGTGAAGTTCCTCCGCGACATGTACATGGACCACCCGCTGGCCATCGTGCGCCTCCACCGGGAAGCCGAGGCCGCGGCCCGCATCCAGAGCCCGCACGTGGTGCGCGTGTTCGACGTGAGCTTCACCGCCCAGGGGGTCCCCTACATCGTGATGGAGCACCTGGAAGGGCAGACGCTGCAAGATCTGGTCGAGCGCCGCCGGCGGCTCTCGCTCGAGGAGACCGTCTCGATCCTTCGCCAGCTCTGCGCCGCGCTGGCCAGGGCGCACGAGGCGGGCATCGTTCACCGCGACATCAAGCCCGAGAACATCTTCCTCGTCGAGGGCGAGCGAGAGCCCTTCGTGAAGGTGCTCGACTTCGGCATCGCCAAGGACACCGCCGACGAGGCCGAGCGGCTCACGGTCACGGGCGCCATCCTGGGGACGCCGCACTTCATGTCGCCCGAGCAGATGGCGGGCGGAGCGCGGGTCGGACCGCACAGCGATCTCTGGGCCCTCGGCGTCGTGGCCTACTTCTGCTTGACCGGGCAGATCCCCTTCGGCGGCGCCACCGTCGCCGCGGTGGCGGTGGCGATCGACCGCGGGCCGCCCCCGCCGCCGTCCCGGCTCGCCCCGGAGGTGCCGCCCGCGATCGACGCCTGGGTCCTCTCGCTGCTCGAGCCCGACCCGGCGCGCCGCGCCCGGAGCGCCCGCGCCGTCCTCGATGCGCTGGACGCCGCCGTCGCCGCCCCGCGCGGCACGCGGCCCGCCCAGACCGAGGTCATGCCCCCGCGCGAGTCCCTCTGCTCGGGCGAAGGCTTCTCGTCCCTCGTGACTACGCTCATGCCGTTCGGCACGCTGGGCGTGAGCTTGCCTCGGCAGCGGGCGCGGACGCGCACCTGGGCCCTCGCGGCGGGCGCCGTCATGGGCCTCAGCACCCTGGCGTGGGCTGGGGCCTCCGGCGTCACCCGGACCGCGCCGGCGGCGCAGTCCGCGTCGCTCGCGATGGTGGCCGGCGCAGCGGCTGGACGCGCCGCTCCCGCCGTCGAGCCCGCGGCCCAGTGCGCCACGATCGGGCAGCAGCCCGAGGCGCAGGCCGCGGCCACGGCGCCGCAGGTCGAGGCGCACGCCGCGGCCACGGCGCCGCAGGTCGAGGCGCACGCCGCGGCCACGGCGCAGGCCGACGTCCGGCCGCCCCAGGCCGAGGCGCGGGCTTCGGCCACGGCGCAGCCTGCGGTCAGGGCGGTAGCCGACGCCGGGGTGCCGGCCGTGTCTGGCGCCCAGAACGCCCCGACGCCGGCGCTCGCCGCGCCGACCGCGACGCCTGGCAAGACGGTCGCGACGCGCACGCGCTGGCGCCGCGATCTCGGCTTCTGA
- a CDS encoding xanthine dehydrogenase family protein molybdopterin-binding subunit — MEQQRVVLLRRSFLAGLGLAVGGLALGVAEAAPPARDVNRPQPAPPTPGGAKAQPGLRTGVFLHIAPDGTVSIVCHRSEMGQGIRSSLPVLVADELGADMARVKIVQAEGDKAYGDQNTDGSRSVRGSYEPMRRVGATARAMLVAAAARRWRVPAAECLAQQHAVHHAKSKRSLDFNELVADAAKLPVPDAASVALRPTSEFKRVGGLLPLLDGPAIVTGAAQFGADVRLPGMLTAVIAHPPVVGGKVVRYDGARALAVPGVKKLVELSAPKGVGVGFQPLGGVAVVADTTWAAMRGRAALEIVWDHGANASYDSASYREALSRAVRAPGKVVRKVGDVDGALKAAARTVEAEYYVPHLAHVAMEPPSAVAKVDADGCEVWAPTQNPQAARTEVARALGVDEGKVTVHVTLLGGGFGRKSKPDYVAEAALLAREVGAPVRVQWTREDDVQNGYFHAVSAQHLTAGLDAGGKVTAWLHRTAFPPIPSTFDAKVKTPSENELGLGVLDLALSAPNVRAEACDAPAHVRIGWLRSVCNIFHAFAVQSFIDEIAHARQADPREVLLEVLGPARHATPAELGVDKVPNYGASIAQHPVDVGRLRHVIERVTELSGWDAARKAGRALGLAAHRSFLTYVAVVAAVSKDALGKVKVDEVWLVADPGTVVNLDRVRAQMEGAVVFGMSIALHGAITMKGGAVEQTNFRDYPVVRSPEVPARIHVEIVKSDAPPGGVGEPGVPPVAPAIANAVFALTKTRARELPLRRLGL, encoded by the coding sequence ATGGAACAGCAACGCGTCGTCCTCCTCCGCCGCTCCTTCCTCGCGGGGCTCGGGCTCGCGGTGGGCGGGCTCGCGCTCGGGGTCGCCGAGGCCGCGCCGCCCGCGCGCGATGTGAACCGGCCGCAGCCTGCGCCGCCCACGCCCGGCGGCGCGAAGGCGCAGCCGGGGCTCCGGACCGGGGTGTTCCTCCACATCGCGCCCGACGGGACGGTGTCGATCGTCTGCCACCGGTCGGAGATGGGGCAGGGGATCCGCAGCTCGCTGCCGGTCCTCGTCGCCGACGAGCTCGGCGCGGACATGGCGCGGGTCAAGATCGTGCAAGCCGAGGGCGACAAGGCCTACGGCGATCAGAACACCGACGGCTCGCGCAGCGTGCGCGGCAGCTACGAGCCGATGCGGCGCGTGGGCGCGACCGCGCGCGCGATGCTCGTCGCGGCCGCGGCCAGGAGGTGGCGCGTCCCCGCCGCGGAGTGCCTCGCCCAGCAGCACGCGGTCCACCACGCGAAATCGAAGCGCTCGCTGGACTTCAACGAGCTCGTGGCCGACGCGGCGAAGCTCCCGGTGCCCGACGCGGCGTCGGTCGCGCTCCGCCCCACCTCGGAGTTCAAGCGCGTCGGCGGCCTGCTCCCGCTGCTCGACGGCCCGGCCATCGTCACGGGCGCGGCCCAGTTCGGCGCGGACGTGCGCCTGCCGGGCATGCTCACCGCGGTCATCGCGCACCCCCCGGTCGTGGGGGGCAAGGTCGTGCGGTACGACGGTGCGCGCGCGTTGGCGGTCCCGGGCGTGAAGAAGCTCGTGGAGCTATCGGCGCCGAAGGGCGTCGGGGTGGGGTTCCAGCCGCTCGGGGGCGTGGCGGTCGTGGCCGACACGACGTGGGCCGCGATGCGCGGCCGGGCGGCGCTGGAGATCGTGTGGGATCACGGCGCGAACGCGTCGTACGACTCGGCGAGCTACCGCGAGGCGCTCTCGCGCGCGGTGCGCGCGCCGGGCAAGGTCGTGCGGAAGGTCGGCGATGTCGACGGGGCGCTCAAGGCGGCGGCGCGCACGGTCGAGGCCGAGTACTACGTGCCTCACCTCGCGCATGTGGCCATGGAGCCGCCCTCGGCGGTGGCGAAGGTCGACGCGGACGGCTGCGAGGTGTGGGCGCCGACGCAGAACCCGCAGGCCGCGCGGACCGAGGTGGCGCGGGCGCTCGGCGTCGACGAGGGCAAGGTCACCGTGCACGTGACGCTCCTCGGCGGCGGCTTCGGCCGGAAGTCCAAGCCGGACTACGTCGCCGAGGCGGCGCTGCTCGCGCGCGAGGTCGGCGCGCCGGTGCGCGTGCAGTGGACGCGCGAGGACGACGTGCAGAACGGCTACTTCCACGCCGTCAGCGCGCAGCACCTCACGGCGGGGCTCGACGCGGGCGGCAAGGTGACCGCCTGGCTGCACCGGACGGCGTTTCCGCCGATCCCGTCGACGTTCGACGCGAAGGTGAAGACCCCGAGCGAGAACGAGCTCGGCCTCGGCGTGCTCGATCTCGCGCTCTCGGCCCCGAACGTCCGCGCCGAGGCGTGCGACGCGCCGGCCCACGTCCGGATCGGCTGGCTCCGGTCGGTCTGCAACATCTTCCACGCCTTCGCGGTGCAGAGCTTCATCGATGAGATCGCGCACGCGCGGCAGGCCGATCCGCGCGAGGTGCTGCTCGAGGTGCTCGGCCCCGCGCGCCATGCGACGCCCGCCGAGCTGGGCGTCGACAAGGTCCCGAACTACGGGGCATCCATCGCGCAGCACCCGGTCGACGTGGGCCGCCTCCGGCACGTCATCGAGCGGGTGACGGAGCTCTCGGGGTGGGACGCCGCGCGCAAGGCGGGCCGCGCGCTCGGCCTCGCCGCGCACAGGAGCTTCCTCACGTACGTGGCGGTCGTCGCCGCGGTCTCGAAGGACGCGCTCGGCAAGGTGAAGGTCGACGAGGTGTGGCTCGTCGCGGACCCCGGCACGGTCGTCAACCTGGACCGCGTGCGCGCGCAGATGGAAGGCGCGGTGGTCTTCGGGATGAGCATCGCGCTCCACGGCGCCATCACGATGAAGGGCGGCGCGGTCGAGCAGACGAACTTCCGCGACTACCCGGTGGTGCGGAGCCCCGAGGTGCCGGCGCGGATCCACGTGGAGATCGTGAAGAGCGACGCCCCGCCCGGGGGCGTCGGCGAGCCCGGGGTGCCGCCGGTGGCGCCCGCGATCGCGAACGCGGTGTTCGCCTTGACGAAGACGCGCGCGCGGGAGCTCCCGCTGCGGCGCCTGGGGCTGTGA
- a CDS encoding Isoquinoline 1-oxidoreductase subunit, protein MQPLLLCSLLAGVGLLAAACDSPPAEAPRPVVLPPVAPGELRSPEAFAAIRDDDARAASLFLEASKVLLHPRCVNCHPHDGVPRQGDAGERHSPPAERGPNDRGVAAMECTSCHQAQNLELARVPGAPGWHLAPAEMAWLGRSPAAICAQIKDPARNGKKTLAQIVEHAERDELVAWGWAPGHGRTKAPGSQAAFGALVDAWVKAGAACPPEESRR, encoded by the coding sequence ATGCAGCCTCTCCTCCTCTGTTCCCTGCTGGCTGGCGTCGGCCTCCTCGCCGCGGCGTGCGACTCGCCTCCCGCGGAGGCGCCCAGGCCGGTCGTTCTTCCGCCCGTCGCACCGGGCGAGCTCCGCAGTCCGGAGGCGTTCGCGGCGATCCGGGACGACGACGCGCGCGCGGCCTCGCTCTTCCTCGAGGCGAGCAAGGTGCTTCTCCACCCGCGCTGCGTGAACTGCCATCCTCACGATGGCGTCCCGCGCCAGGGCGACGCCGGCGAGCGCCACAGCCCGCCGGCCGAGCGCGGTCCGAACGATCGCGGGGTGGCGGCGATGGAGTGCACGTCGTGCCATCAGGCGCAGAACCTCGAGCTCGCCCGCGTCCCCGGGGCGCCGGGCTGGCACCTCGCGCCGGCGGAGATGGCGTGGCTCGGGCGGTCGCCGGCGGCGATCTGCGCGCAGATCAAGGATCCGGCGCGCAACGGCAAGAAGACGCTCGCGCAGATCGTCGAGCACGCCGAGCGCGACGAGCTCGTGGCGTGGGGGTGGGCGCCCGGTCATGGCCGCACGAAGGCGCCCGGCTCGCAGGCGGCCTTCGGCGCGCTCGTCGACGCATGGGTGAAGGCGGGCGCGGCGTGCCCGCCCGAGGAGTCCCGACGATGA
- a CDS encoding PEGA domain-containing protein yields MRPRSSTLMVIASLILAAPPALAGDAADTAGGAADEKARRDARELVYQGDELFILRRYAEALRAYQRAEQLVRVPSTSIEVAKALAAIGRLSEARELAATIASSRALPGEPWPFMQARRRADALRDELDDRIPRLKVRLVPSPAGARLRVDGQEVKVSSEGTLIDPGNHWVEVEADGYVRARQRVYVPERETTALDVALTPEPRPHGVSPWAVGGFIASGAGLAVGIGVGAAYLSARSDLTEACRQGTSGCSAGARGDANALGWVSNVGFGLAIAGAAVGGIALGMERSKAPESSVTWAVGPGYISMRGTL; encoded by the coding sequence ATGCGCCCCCGGTCCAGCACGCTGATGGTGATCGCCAGCCTGATCCTCGCGGCGCCGCCGGCGCTCGCCGGCGACGCGGCGGACACCGCCGGCGGTGCCGCGGACGAGAAGGCGCGGCGCGACGCCCGGGAGCTCGTGTACCAGGGCGACGAGCTCTTCATCCTGAGGAGGTACGCGGAGGCGCTCCGCGCCTACCAGCGCGCCGAGCAGCTCGTCCGCGTGCCCTCGACCTCCATCGAGGTCGCGAAGGCGCTCGCCGCGATCGGCCGGCTCAGCGAGGCGCGCGAGCTCGCGGCCACGATCGCCTCGTCGCGCGCGCTCCCCGGGGAACCCTGGCCGTTCATGCAGGCGCGGCGCCGCGCCGACGCCCTGCGCGACGAGCTCGACGACCGAATCCCCCGGCTGAAGGTGCGGCTCGTGCCGAGCCCCGCCGGGGCCAGGCTCAGGGTCGACGGCCAGGAGGTGAAGGTCTCCTCGGAGGGGACCTTGATCGATCCTGGCAACCACTGGGTCGAGGTCGAGGCCGACGGCTACGTCCGCGCCCGGCAGCGGGTCTACGTCCCGGAGCGGGAGACCACGGCGCTCGACGTCGCCCTCACGCCGGAGCCCCGCCCGCACGGCGTCTCGCCGTGGGCCGTCGGCGGGTTCATCGCCTCGGGCGCCGGGCTGGCAGTGGGGATCGGCGTGGGCGCGGCCTACCTGAGCGCGAGGAGCGACCTCACTGAGGCGTGCCGGCAGGGCACCTCGGGCTGCTCCGCAGGCGCGCGAGGCGACGCGAACGCCCTGGGTTGGGTCTCGAACGTGGGGTTCGGCCTCGCGATCGCCGGCGCGGCCGTCGGCGGCATCGCCCTCGGCATGGAGCGCTCGAAGGCTCCGGAGTCGAGCGTCACCTGGGCTGTCGGTCCCGGCTACATCAGCATGCGAGGGACGCTGTGA
- a CDS encoding (2Fe-2S)-binding protein, producing the protein MIILKVNGAEQRLDVDPDMPLLWVLRDVLGLTGTKYGCGQALCGACVVHLDGETVRACVTPVKRAAGGSVTTIEGLSPTGDHPLQRAWVELGVPQCGFCQAGQIMSAAALLRKNPRPSNDDIDRSLAGNICRCGTYTRIRAAVRKAAGLPTE; encoded by the coding sequence ATGATCATCCTGAAGGTGAACGGCGCGGAGCAGAGGCTCGACGTGGATCCGGACATGCCGCTCCTCTGGGTGCTCCGCGACGTGCTCGGCCTCACGGGGACGAAGTACGGCTGCGGCCAGGCGCTCTGCGGGGCGTGCGTCGTGCACCTCGACGGCGAGACCGTGCGCGCCTGCGTGACGCCGGTGAAGCGCGCCGCGGGCGGCTCGGTGACGACGATCGAGGGGCTCAGCCCCACCGGCGATCACCCGCTGCAGCGCGCGTGGGTGGAGCTCGGCGTCCCGCAGTGCGGCTTCTGCCAGGCGGGGCAGATCATGAGCGCGGCCGCGCTCCTGCGGAAGAACCCGCGGCCCTCGAACGACGACATCGACAGGTCGCTCGCCGGCAACATCTGCCGGTGCGGCACGTACACGCGCATCCGCGCGGCGGTCCGCAAGGCCGCCGGCCTTCCCACGGAGTGA